A segment of the Corynebacterium resistens DSM 45100 genome:
GCATCAACTCCTTCGATGCGAAGAGCACCCTGGAGGTAGGTGACAAGAGCTACGATTACTACGCTCTGTCCGCAGTTCCAGGCATGGAAAAGCTGCCATACTCCCTGAAGGTTCTCGGCGAGAACCTGCTGCGCAACGAGGATGGCAAGAACATTACTCGCGAGCACATCGAAGCAATTGCTAACTGGGATGCCTCTGCTGATCCAAGCATCGAGATCCAGTTCACGCCAGCACGCGTTATCATGCAGGACTTTACCGGTGTGGCCTGCATCGTTGACCTTGCAACTATCCGTGATGCAGTGGTTGCTTTGGGTGGCGACGCCGATCAGGTGAACCCGCTCAACCCAGCAGAGATGGTTATTGACCACTCCGTCATTATCGAAGCATTCGGCGACGACGCCGCTTTCGAGAAGAACGTAGAGATCGAGTACGAGCGCAATGAGGAGCGCTACAAGTTCCTGCGTTGGGGCACCGGTGCCTTCTCCAACTTCCGCGTTGTTCCTCCGGGAACCGGCATCGTTCACCAGGTCAACATTGAGTACCTGGCTCGTTCTGTGTTCGACAAGGACGGCCTTGCTTACCCAGACACCTGTGTTGGAACGGACTCGCACACCACCATGCAGAACGGTCTAGGCATCCTGGGCTGGGGTGTTGGTGGCATCGAGGCTGAGGCTGCAATGCTCGGCCAGCCGATCTCCATGCTGATTCCACGTGTCGTCGGCTTCAAGCTGTCCGGCGAGATCCCTGCTGGCGTGACCGCAACGGACGTCGTGCTTACCATCACCGATATGCTGCGCCAGCATGGTGTAGTCGGAAAGTTCGTTGAGTTCTACGGCAAGGGTGTTGGAGAACTTCCACTGGCCAACCGCGCCACCATCGGTAACATGTCGCCGGAGTTCGGCTCCACTGCCGCAATGTTCCCGATCGATGCAGAGACCATCAAGTACCTCGAGTTGACCGGTCGTGACAAGGCCACCATTGAGCGCGTCGAAGCATACGCGAAGGCGCAGGGCATGTGGCTGGATCCAGAAGCTGACGTAGAGTACTCCGAGTACCTCGAACTGGATCTCTCCACCGTCGTTCCTTCCATCGCCGGTCCGAAGCGTCCACAGGATCGTATCGAGCTGACCGACGCAAAGGCACAGTTCCGCAAGGATCTGCACAACTACATCGGCGACGATGCACAGGCTTCCACCCCAGACTTCGATTCCGAGGGGCCTGCTACCGAGAACACCTCCAGCCAGGATTCCACCCCAGCTTCTGCTGCTGATGCGAAGGGCAATGTTCCTTCCGCTGCAGCCGGTGCTGAGGGACGTCCTTCTGCTCCAACTGCCGTTAACTACAACGGCCAGGATATCGAGCTGGATCACGGCATGGTCGCTATCGCGTCCATCACCTCGTGTACCAACACCTCCAACCCATCCGTGATGATCGGTGCGGGCCTACTTGCTCGTAAGGCGAACGA
Coding sequences within it:
- a CDS encoding aconitate hydratase — encoded protein: MTESINSFDAKSTLEVGDKSYDYYALSAVPGMEKLPYSLKVLGENLLRNEDGKNITREHIEAIANWDASADPSIEIQFTPARVIMQDFTGVACIVDLATIRDAVVALGGDADQVNPLNPAEMVIDHSVIIEAFGDDAAFEKNVEIEYERNEERYKFLRWGTGAFSNFRVVPPGTGIVHQVNIEYLARSVFDKDGLAYPDTCVGTDSHTTMQNGLGILGWGVGGIEAEAAMLGQPISMLIPRVVGFKLSGEIPAGVTATDVVLTITDMLRQHGVVGKFVEFYGKGVGELPLANRATIGNMSPEFGSTAAMFPIDAETIKYLELTGRDKATIERVEAYAKAQGMWLDPEADVEYSEYLELDLSTVVPSIAGPKRPQDRIELTDAKAQFRKDLHNYIGDDAQASTPDFDSEGPATENTSSQDSTPASAADAKGNVPSAAAGAEGRPSAPTAVNYNGQDIELDHGMVAIASITSCTNTSNPSVMIGAGLLARKANEKGLKAAPWVKTSMAPGSQVVNGYYEKADLWKDLEALGFYLVGYGCTTCIGNSGPLPEEISEGINRSDLAATAVLSGNRNFEGRINPDVKMNYLASPILVIAYAIAGTMDFDFETQPLGQDQDGNDVFLKDIWPSTQEIEETIASSITKELYEADYADVFKGDERWQNLEVPTGKTFAWDEKSTYIRKAPYFDGMSKEPQPVSDVKGARVLALLGDSVTTDHISPASTIKPGTPAAQYLDANGVERKDYNSLGARRGNHEVMVRGTFANIRLQNQLLDGVSGGYTRDFTQDGGPQAYIYDAAQNYKEQNTPLVVLGGKEYGTGSSRDWAAKGTLLLGVKAVIAESFERIHRSNLIGMGVVPLQFPEGESWKSLGIDGTETFDISGIEELNNGSTPKTIKVTATKENGEKIEFDAVTRIDTPGEADYYRNGGILQFVLRNMMASK